From the genome of Myripristis murdjan chromosome 22, fMyrMur1.1, whole genome shotgun sequence, one region includes:
- the selenon gene encoding selenoprotein N — protein sequence MAADVDKRSSEDRSKTPPRNGHQNREGSPPGPGKASWMSRGFRALLLFAVVPLLAFGIKYYQDAQLLKRHEESLKTLGAEGLFLFSSLDTDHDLYLSPEEFKPIAEKLTGIAPPVEFDEEVIHDPNGETLTLEAKMQPLLLNTMTKSKDGFLGVTHSSLSGLRSWKSPAVPSSTFSASQFRAFLPPKNKGEVGDTWWVIPSELNIFTGYLPNNRYHPPPPKGKEALIHSLLSMFHPRPFIKSRFAPQGTVACIRASNDFYYDIVFRIHAEFQLNDVPDFPFWFTPGQFTGNIILSKDASHVRHFHLYVPTDRSLNVDMEWLYGASESSNMEVDIGYLPQLELQSVSPSTPSFILDQDGNIIDSRDEGGEPIQFVFEEIHWTSEISRQEATRHLEVILYPFKKVSYLPFSDAFERAQAEKKLVHSILLWGALDDQSCUGSGRTLRETVLESSPVLALLNQSFISSWSLVKELEDMQADEENPVLSKKARLHLEKYSFPVEMMVALPNGTIVHHINANYFLDQTAMKPEEEGATFSFSGGFEDPSTSTYINFLKEGLEKAKEYQIQ from the exons ATGGCCGCGGACGTTGATAAAAGATCCTCCGAGGACAGGAGTAAAACGCCACCGCGGAATGGACACCAGAACCGGGAAGGGTCGCCTCCTGGCCCCGGCAAGGCTTCCTGGATGTCCAGAGGCTTCAGGGCGCTGCTGTTGTTCGCTGTTGTCCCCCTTCTCGCCTTTGGGATCAAGTACTATCAAGATGCCCAGCTGCTCAAACGTCAT GAAGAGAGTTTAAAGACTCTGGGTGCAGAGGGGCtgttcctcttctcctccttagACACAGACCATGACCTTTATCTCAGCCCTGAGGAGTTTAAACCCATTGCTGAGAAACTCACAG GAATTGCACCTCCAGTGGAGTTTGATGAGGAAGTGATCCATGACCCTAATGGAGAGACTCTGACACTGGAGGCCAAAATGCAGCCTCTGCTGCTCAACACCATGACAAAGAGCAAAGATGGATTCCTTGGG GTTACCCACAGCTCCCTAAGTGGACTGCGGTCATGGAAGAGCCCAGCAGTGCCTTCCTCTACCTTCTCTGCCAGCCAGTTCAGGGCCTTCCTGCCCCCGAAGAACAAGGGTGAAGTGGGAGACACCTGGTGGGTGATTCCTAGCGAGCTCAACATCTTCACGGGGTATCTACCCAACAACCGTtaccacccacccccacccaagGGCAAAGAG GCTCTCATCCACTCCCTGTTGAGTATGTTCCACCCTCGACCCTTCATCAAGTCACGTTTCGCTCCTCAGGGCACAGTGGCCTGCATTCGTGCCAGCAACGACTTTTATTATGACATCGTCTTCAG GATTCATGCAGAATTTCAGCTGAATGACGTTCCAGACTTTCCCTTCTGGTTCACCCCAGGGCAGTTCACGGGTAACATTATCCTCTCTAAGGATGCATCCCACGTCCGCCACTTCCACCTCTATGTCCCCACTGACAG GTCTCTGAATGTAGACATGGAGTGGCTGTACGGGGCCAGTGAGAGCAGCAACATGGAGGTGGACATCGGTTACTTGCCTCAG ttaGAGCTGCAGTCTGTAAGTCCATCCACTCCCTCCTTCATCCTGGATCAGGACGGCAACATCATTGACAGCCGGGACGAAGGAGGTGAACCCATCCAGTTTGTTTTTGAGGAAATCCACTGGACCTCAGAGATCAGTCGCCAGGAGGCCACTCGCCATCTGGAGGTCATCCTCTACCCCTTCAAGAAG GTGTCCTACCTGCCTTTTTCCGACGCCTTTGAGCGAGCACAAGCAGAGAAGAAGCTAGTGCACTCCATTCTGCTTTGGGGAGCATTAGATGACCAGTCCTGCTGAG GTTCGGGGCGAACTCTCCGGGAGACAGTCCTGGAAAGTTCGCCCGTCCTGGCCTTGCTTAACCAGAGCTTCATCAGCAGCTGGTCCCTGGTCAAAGAGCTGGAGGACATGCAG GCTGATGAGGAGAATCCTGTGTTGAGCAAAAAGGCTCGCCTACACCTGGAGAAGTACAGCTTCCCTGTGGAGATGATGGTGGCGCTGCCCAATGGAACTATT GTCCACCACATCAACGCTAACTACTTCCTCGACCAGACGGCCATGAAACCAGAAGAGGAAGGAGCTACTTTCAGCTTCTCCGGAGGGTTTGAGGACCCGTCCACTTCCACCTACATCAACTTCCTCAAGGAGGGGTTGGAGAAAGCAAAGGAGTACCAGATACagtag